The genome window CAGAAGAGGACGCGTGCGGCGAGCGCGGCGGCCAGCAGGAGCAGCAGCCAGCGCCGGGTGCTCATGCGTCCGGGCGGTCCGCGCGCCGCGCGCGATGCGCTTCGCGGTCCCAGAGAAGGCGCGCGATGGCGGCGACCGCGGAGAAGCCGAGCAGCTCGATGCCGATGAGCGTGAACATCGCTCCGACGACGGCGAAGACCCAGAACTCCTGCCCCGTCCCGGGCACGGGGATGTCCCCCGTCGCGAGGTAGGAGGAGAGCGGGCGCCGGTTCAGCCACAGAGCGAAGAAGAGGCTGGCCACGCCGAAGACCGGGAAGCGCCGCAGCAGCGCCCCTCGCCAGCCGCCGGCGCGGAACGGGTCCTCGCCGCGATGGATGAGCTCGGTGAGCGCCTGGGCGACGAGTCCGAGCGCGAGCAGGAACACCGCCGCGCCGAGGAGGACGGTCACCAGGACGATGCGGAAGATCATCCAGTCCTCGAGCCGCGCGTTCGCGAGGTAGAAGCCGACAGGCGCAGAGGGGCCGCCGAGGCGCAGGAACAGGAAGGGCAGCGAGGTCCCGGCGAGGAGGAGGGCCGAGAAGCCGAAGAACGTCGTCGGGCGGTAGGTCGCCGCCGTCTGCAGGATGATGGTCAGGAAACGCCAGCCGTCGCGCAGAACGCTGAGCTTCGAGCGGCCGGTGCGTTCGGCGTAGGGCATCGGGCTCTCGGCGATATGCAGGCGCGGGTCGAGCACCGCCCGCACGCTCATCGCGGGCGTGAAGTCGAGGCCGTCGGGGAGCGGGGCGAGGCGCTCGAGCGCCGGTCGGCGGAGCACGCGCATCCCGCTGGCGGTGTCGGTGACGCCGCCCCCGGCGATGAGGTTGAGCAGTGTCCGGAAGAGCCAGTTGCCCAGGCGCCGGACGGCGGGCATGCGGCTGCCGGGGTGCATGCGCGAGCCGAGCGCGACGTCGGCACCGTCCTGGGCCAGGCGCAGCAGCTCGGCGAAGAACTCGGGGTCGCAGGTGCCGTCGGCGTCGAGGAAGCCCAGCCAGTCGCCGCGCGCGGCCTCGAAGCCGGTCTTGATGGCGGCCCCGTAGCCGCGGTTGTCGGGGTAGGCGATGACCTTCACGCCCGTCACCGCGCGCGCGAGCTCTTCGGTGCGGTCGCTGGAGCCGTCGCTGACGAGGAGGACCTCGACCTCCTCGAGCCCCCGGGCCTCCTTCAGGCGCGGGACGGCCGCGAGCGAGCGGCGCAGGATGTCGACGACGGCCTGCTCCTCGTTGTAGGCGGGGATGACGATCGAGAAGACGCGGTTCACCGGTCGCCCTCGAGCCAGGTCCAGAGTCGCTCGAGCCCCTCGGAGACGGTGGTCCGCGGCGCCCAGCCGAGCTCGCGGCGGACGCGGCGGACGTCGGAGACGTAGACGCGCTGGTCGCCCGGCCGCCAGCCGCGGCGCGCGACGCGCAGGGAGCGGCCCTGGCGGCGCTCGATCCACGCGATGAGCTGGAGCAGGGAAAGGGTGTTGCGCGGCCCGCCGCCCACGTTGAAGACGCGGCCCGCGGTGCGGCCGCGGCGGCGCCAGCAGAGCTCGAAGAGGTCGACGAGGTCGTCGACGTGGAGCGCATCGCGCACCTGGCGTCCGTCGCCGAAGAGCGTCACGCCCCGGCCGGCCTGCGCGGCCTTCATGAAGTGCGCGAGCCAGCCCTGGTCCTCGTTGCCCTGCTGGTGCTGGCCATAGATGCAGGACTGGCGAAGGACCACGGTGGGCAGGCCGTAGATGCGGTGGTAGTCGCGGAAGTACTGGTCGGCGGCGCCCTTCGAGCAGCCGTAGGGCGAGTGGAAGTCGAGGAGCTCCGTCTCGTCGACTCCGTGGGGGCGCCCGACGTAGCGCCAGCGTCCGTCGGCGCCGAGGACCGTGCGCACGGCCTCCATCTCGCCGTAGACCTTGTTCGTCGAGGTGTAGAGCGCGAAGGGCGGGCGGCGCAGGCCGCGCAGGGCCTCGAGGACGTTGAAGGCCCCGAGCGCGTTGCGTTCGAAGTCGGAGCGCGGGTCGGTCACGGAGGTCGTGACGGCGACCTGCGCGGCGAGGTGGAGGACCAGCTCGAGACGGTCGGCGCGGCGCGCGAAGAAGCGCCGCACGGCTCCCGCGTCGCGGACGTCGATGCGCGCGAAGTCGAGGGGGCCCTGGCGGCGCAGCCAGGCGAGGTTGCGGTCCACCCCGCGGCGCGAGAGGTCGTCGAGGACCGAGACCCGCCAGCCGCGCGCGAGGAAGCGCGCCGCCGCGTTGACTCCGATGAAGCCGGCTCCGCCGGTGACGATGACGCGCGGGGCGCTCATGCTCCCCTCCGTTCGAAGTAGAAGATGCGGAACAGCGACAGATAGGAGCGCAGGTTGCGGGGGATGTTCATCGCGCTCTTCCCCTTCTTGAGGCCGTAATCGTAGACGAAGGGCACCTCGCGCACTTCGCGGACGAACGCCCGCAGCCGCAGGAGCATCTCCGCGTTGCAGGCGAAGCCGCCCGCGCTCGTGAAGCGCTCGCCGAACGCCCCGAGGGCGCGGGCGAGCGGTCCGGCGCGATAGGCGCGGTAGAAGATGGTGTAGTCGCGCACGCCGGGGACGCGACAGAGCACGGAGAGCAGGGCGTTGGCCCCGCGGCTGAGGAGCAGGCGCTTGGGCGGGAAGTTCCGGTAGGCGCCGCCCGGAGCATAGCGCGAGGCGATGACGAGGTCGCAGGGCGGCGTCAGGGCGTCGAGCATGGCGCTCAGGGCCGCGGGGTCGCTGGTCCCGTCGCCCTCGAGCATGACGATCGGGTCGTCCTCCGCGGCTCCCGCGACGGCGGCGCGCAGGCCGGTCAGGAAGGCGGCGGCGATCCCGCGGTTGCCCTCGTGGAAGAGCGGCGTCAAGGGGTGCCGGAGGGCGAGCTCGCGCAGAAGGGCGGCGGTGCCGTCGCGGCTGCCGTCGTCGACGATGAACAGCCGGTAGGGCCGGCCGAGCGCCGCGAAGGCCTCGCGCAGGGTCTCGCAGAGGCGCGGGAGGTTCTTCTCCTCGTTGTAGGCGGGGATGACGCAGCGGACTTCGCGCGCGGGCATGCGCGTATATTAACAGATGGGCGGGAGAGGGAGCTACCGGAGGACTACAGGGCCCAGGGCTTCGGAAGGGGAAGGCCCCGGGCGTACGCTTCCCAATCCGCGCGGCCGTCCTTCATCGCGCGCAGGCCTTCGCGCAGACCGGCCAGCGGCCGTCCCAGCCGGCGCGCGAGCCGGGAAGAGTCGAGCGAGCTGTCCGCGGGACGCGGCGTCCCCCCCGCCGGGCACAGCTCGGAGAGCGGCACGCTCTCGACGCGGGAGCCGTCGAACCCGAAGACCTCGGCGACGGCGCGCGCGAGCTCGAGGCGCGAGACCTTTTCGGAGCCGGCCGCGTGGAAGAGGCCGGAGGCGCCCGCCGCGGCGAGCTCGGCGACGGCGGCGGCGAGGGCCGGAGCCCAGGTCGGGTTGTAGCGCTGGTCGCGGGCGCAGCGCAGCGGGGTCCCGGCGGCGAGCGAACGCAGGACCTGGAGCACGAAGTTCCGCGGCCCGAGCTCCCAGCCGTAGATGGCCGAGGTGCGCACGACGAGGGCCGAGGGATCGGCCCGCGCGAGCTCGCGCTCGACTTCGAGCTTCTGGCGGCCGTACTCGTTGAGCGGGGACGGGGGATCGTCCTCGCAGTAGCCGCCCCGCGCTCCGTCGAAGACGTAGTCCGACGAGAAGAAGACGAAGCGGGCCCCGGCGGCGCGGGAGGCGCGCGCGGCGGCGAGCGTCGCCTCCACGTTGAGCCGGCGGGTCTCGGCGGGGTTGCGCTCGCAGTAGTCCACGAAGGGGTTCGAGGCGGGGAAGAAGACGACCTCGGGGCGGACGCGCTCCAGGACGTGCGAGAACGCCCCCTCGGTCCGGACGTCGAGGGACACGAGGTCCGGCAGCGGGAGGTCGTAGGTCGTGCCCGCGGCCTCCCAGCCCGGGCGGCCGCGCAGATGCCTCCAGAAGGCGTGTCCGAGCAGGCCGGTGGCGCCGACGATGAGCGCTCTCATCGGTGGATTATATTATTTCGCGCGGGCGAGCCGGGCGCGCAGCCACTCGAGCGCCGCATGCCGCGAGGACTCGTCGATGAGCTTCCAGCCGATGCCGTAGTAGAACGCCGTCCCCGCCGCGCCGACGACGACGAGGGAGAACCAGCCGGAGACGAGGGGCCGGACGAGGACGACGGCCGCGAGCAGGGCGGCGGCCGCGAGGAAGGGCCGCAGACAGGCTTCGCGGAGGTAGCGGCCCCAGCGGAGGTCGAGCAGGCTGCGGTGGACGTGCCGCATGAAGAGCGGGGTGACGAGCCACTCCGCGGCGAGGAGGCCGAAGGCCGCTCCCGCGATGCCCCAGCGCGGGATGAGGAGCGGCCAGAGCCCGACGAGGAGCAGGGCCTTGGCGCCCTGCATCGCGCCGGAGAGCTCGGGCGCCCCGGCGGCGAGCGCGACGTAGTGCGGCAGCTCCGTGGCGAGGTAGGCGAGGTTCGCGAGGAGGAGGAGGCGGAAGGGCCAGGTCCCGCGCAGACCGAAGTCGGCCCCGAGCCAGAGGGTCAGGAACTGCGGGATGAGCATGAAGAGCAGGACGGTCAGCGGGAGGATGACGAAGAGCGAGAGCTCCGTCGACTTCACGTAGAGGCGCCGCAGGCGCGCGCGCTCGCCGCGGCCCTCGAGCTCGGCCATCATGGGGAGGACCGTGTCGGCGACGACGCAGCAGAGGATGTTGAAGCGCCGCGCGAGCGCGGAGGCGGCGGAGTAGAAGCCGAGCTCGGCCAGCGGGAGCATCCCGCCGATGAGCAGGCGGTCTCCCTGATACATGAGCAGCCAGAAGACCTGGGCGAAGACGCTCTTGCCGGCGAAGCCGAGGAAGGCGCGGCGCTCGCCGCTCGCGTAGGGGCCTGCGCCGCCGGAGAGCTCGCGGCGCAGCAGCGCGAGCGCCAGGACGGCAAGCGCGGCCATGACGGCGGCGAAGGCCGCCGCGACCCGCGGCAGCCCCCCGCCGAGCGCGAGCACGGCCGCCGCGGCCGCCAGCGGCAGGCCGGCCTCGAGGGCCTTGAGGGCGTTGTAGGCGCGGAAGCGCTGGAGCCCGTAGAGGGCGTTGAGCGCGCACTGCAGGAGGAAGTAGAAGGGTGCCGCGACCGCGGTCCAGAGCAGGACCCCCGCGGCGCTCTCGACGACGGAGACCCGGGCCGAGACGATCCAGTCGGCCGCGCCATGGCGCCAGAAGAGCAGGGCGGCCCCCCCGACGAGCGCGGCGAGGAGGTGCAGGAGGACGGAGAAGCGCAGCATCGCGCCGAGGAGTCCCCGCTCCCCGCGGCCGCCGTAGAGGGCCCCGTAGCGCTGCGTCGCAAAGCCGGCGCCGCAGGTCAGCATCATCAGGTAGCCGAGGAAGGTCCCGATGAGCGTGTAGAGCGCATAGCCGTCGGGACCGAGCCCGCGCACGACGAGCGGGGTGAGGAGGAGGGCGGCGGCGAGGGCGGCGAGCTGGCCGGCGAGGTTGATGGCGGCGCCGCTGAGCACGCGCGGCGCGAGCGGACCGGACCCCGGGGAGTCCTCCGACGGTTGCGGCGCCTGCGCGTCCTCCGGTCCGCTCATGACGGCCATATCTTATAATACCGGCGCATGGAGATATCGGCCGTCCTGACGAACTTCGACTGCGCGCGCTTCCTCCCGGAGGCGCTGGCCTCCGTCTTCGCCCAGGACGCGGCGCCCTTCGAGACGGTCGTCGTCGACGACGGCTCCCGCGACGGCTCGCGCGAGGCCGCGCGTCCCTGGGAGGACCGCGTGCGCTGGGTGGACGTCCCCCATGGGGGACAGGCTTCGGCCCTCAACGCCGCGCTGCCGCTCTGCCGCGGGGAGTGGGTGGCCTTCCTCGAGACCGACGACGTCTGGGCGCCGGAGAAGCTCCGCGCCGTCGCCGACGCCGTGCGCGCGGAGCCGGACCTCGTCGCCGTCCAGCACGGGCTGCGCCAGGCCGACGAGCGCCTGCGCCCGAAGCCCACGGCCCTTCCCGCGCGGCCGCTGCGCTGGACGCTCGAGGACTTCCTCGCCGGGCGCACCCTGCTCACGGGGATGAGCGGGCTCGCGGTCCGGCGCGCCGCGCTCGAAGCGCTGCTCCCGCTGCCCGCCGAGCTCATCACCTGCGTCGACGAGTACCTCCAGCCGCGCCTGCTCGACCTCGGCCCGATGCGCCACCTCCCGGGCTCGCTCGGCCTGCGCCGCGTCCACGGCGCCAACCACTACGCGGGCGTGCGCGTGGACGCGCGGCGCCTCGAGGCGTACCTCCGCCTCAAGGACGCGAACAAGCGCCTGCGCGAGGACTTCCTGAGCTCCCGCGGCCTGACCCTCGACGCCGCGCGGCGGCTGCACGAGCGCCGCGAGCGCGCCGAGTTGGAGCTCTTCCGACACCGCCTGGGCGGGCGCTGGAGCGGGGCGTGGGCGTCCCTGCGCGAAGCCGCCGCGAGCTGCGGAAGCTCGCTGCACGCGCTCTTCAAGGCCTCGACGCTCCTCATCGCGCTGGCCTCCCCGAGCGCCTACCTCCTCCTCCAGTCCGCCTACGAGCGCGTCCGCATCGCGCTCTCCCGGGAACGGCTGTGAGCTGCCCCGGCTGCCTGGAGCCCGCCGAGGGACGTCTCCTCGGGGAGCACCGCGACCCCGTCGCGGGCGGCCGCTACCGGCTGCTCCGCTGCCCCGCCTGCGCGCTCGTCTACGCCGACCCGCGCGTCTCGCCGGGCGCCGACTTCTACCGCCGCGTGCACTCGGGCGAGACCCGCGCCTGGGGAGAGGATTGGCGCCACCGCGTCTTCTTCGACGCCGGCCTCCCGCCGGGAAGGCTCTTCGACGTCGGCTGCGGCGATGGCCGCTTCCTCCTCGAGGCCCGCGCGCGGGGCTGGACGGTCTCCGGCGTCGACTTCAACGGGGACTACGTCGCGGCCGCCCGCGCGTCGGGACTCGAGGACGTCGAGCTCGGGGACGTCTTCGACGCCCTCGCCCGCCGGCGCGGCTGCGCCGCGATCACGCTCTTCGACGCGCTCGAGCACATGAGCGAGCCGGCGCGCCTGCTCGAGGCGCTGCGGGACGCCCTCTCCCCGGGCGGGCATCTCGCGCTGGCCGTTCCCGACGCCGCGCGGCCCCTGCTGAGCGAGGCGAACCGGGAGCGCTACGACTTCCCCCCCTACCACTTCACCCGCTGGACCGAGGACAGCCTCCGCCGGGCCCTCGCCCGCGCCGGCTTCGAGCCCGTGCTGTTCCTGCACTCGCCGCTGCACCTCGGCTTCTTCGCCGGACAGCTCTACTACCGCGCGCTCTACGCCCTCTTCCCCCTGTTCAAACGGCTCCTCACCGGGGCGAAGAAGGGCGAGGAAGGGCGCACCTTCAGCGAGCTCCTCGCAAAGGACGGCGGCCGCATGGGGGCCCTCGCCGACCCGGACCGGCGTCAGCGCATCGTCGACGCCGGCTACCTCGCCGCCCGCGTCCTCCTCTTCCCGCTCGACGCGCCGCTCGTCCTCGCCTTCCGCCTCCTCGCTCCCCATCGCGGCCGGACGCTCTTCGCGCTGGCGAAAAAGCGTTGACGCCGCGCATCCTCGCCGTCTTCGGCACGCGCCCAGAGCTCGTCAAGCTCGCCCCGCTCTTCGCGGAGCTCCGGCGCGCCGGCCTCGCCCCGCGCCTCGTCTCGACGGCCCAGCACCGCGGCCTCCTCGACGACGCCCTCGCCGCCTTCGGCGTCCGCCCCCACCTGGACCTCGACCTCATGCGCGAGGGCCAGCGCCCCGCCGAGGTGCTCGCGCGCCTGCGCCGGCGCCTGCCGGACGTCCTGCGCCGCGAGCGGCCCGACCTCGTGCTCGTGCAGGGCGACACCGCGAGCGCCTGCGCCGCGGCCCTCTGCGCCCGGGAGCTCGGCATCCCCGTCGCGCACGTCGAGGCCGGCCTGCGCAGCGGCGACCTCCGAAACCCCTGGCCCGAGGAGGGCCAGCGCATCCGCATCGACCGCGCGGCGTCCATGCTCTTCGCCCCGACGCGCAGGGCGAAGCGCAACCTCCTGCGGGAGCGGCTGAAGGGAGAGGTCTTCGTGACGGGGAACACCGGCGTCGACGCGCTCAAGGCGCGGCTGCGACGGCCCCTGCCGGGAAGCGCCCTGCTGCGCCGCCTGCCGCGCGGAGCGCGGCTCCTGCTCGCGACGCTGCACCGGCGCGAGAGCTTCGGGCGGCCGCTGGCGGGGATGCTGCGGGCCCTGGTCGGTCTCGCCGAACGGCGCGCCGACCTGCACGTCGTCTTCCCGGTGCACCCGAACCCCGCGGTGCGCGCCGCGGCCCGCGCGCTCCGCCATCCGCGCGTGCACGCGACCCCGCCGCTGCCCTACCCGGAGTTCCTCGCGCTCCTGCGCCGAAGCGACCTGCTGCTGACGGATTCCGGAGGCCTCCAAGAGGAGGCGCCGGTCCTGCGCGTGCCGACGCTGGTCGCGCGCAAGGTCACCGAGCGGCCCGAGCTGCTCGAATCGGGCGGCGGGCTCCTCGTGGGCACCGACCCGGCCCGCATCGCGCGGGCGGTCGGGCGCATCCTCGACGACGACGCCCTGCGCCGCCGCATGCGCCGCGCCGGCTCCCCCTTCGGCGACGGCCGCGCCGCGCGGCGCATCGCGCGCTTCCTGCGCTGGCGCTTCGGGCTGGGCTCCCGTCCGGCCGAATGGACCGGCGGAGTTAGAACAGCTTGCGGCCGGAGGAGAGCTCGCGCTCCCAGCGCGCGAGAAACTCCTCGCGCGCGAGCTCGCGCGCCCCGAGGCGCTCGAGGTGCGGGGTGAGCTGCTGGATGTCGATCCACTCGAGCCCGCGCGCCGACAGTCGCTCGAGCAGGTGCAGCAGGGCGAGCTTGGAGGCGTCGGGGCGCCGGTGGAACATGCTCTCTCCCGAGAAGGCGCCGCCCGCGTCCACGCCGTAGACACCCCCGACGAGCTCCCCGCCCTCCCAGGCCTCCACGCTGTGCGCCCCTCCGAGACGGTGGAGCCGGCAGTAGGCCGCGACCATGTCCGGCGTGATCCAGGTCCCGCGCTGTCCGGGTCGCGGCGAGAGCGCGCAGGCCTCGATGACGGCGCGGAAGGCCCGGTCGACGGTATAGGCGAACGGCTTCTTCCTCGCGGCGCGCAGGCTGCGCGGGAGGTGGAGCCGCGCGCGCTCGAGCACGGCGCGCCTCGGCGGACAGAACCAGAGCAGGGGCAGGCCCTCGTGCGGCCAGGGGAAGATGCCGCGGCGATAGGCGGCGCGCAGAGTCTCCGGCCGGAGGTCGCCGCCGACGGCGACGACGCCCTCGGGGGTGGATTCGCGGGGATCGGGGAAGACGGGGACCGTCAGAACCCCTTGAAGTCCGGCTCGTACTGGCGGTGCCAGAGCTCGAGCATGAGCAGCGCCCACATGCGGTAGCCGTGGTCGCGGCGCCCGCTCTGGTGCTCGTTCCAGACGGCCTCGAGCGCGGAGCGCTCGAAGTAGCCGCGGCCGAGCGCCGCGGAGGAGAGGACGTGGTCGCGCCAGTAGTCCTTGAGGCGGCCGCGGAACCAGGGCCCGAGCGGGATGCCGAAGCCCATCTTCCCGCGCCGGTGGATGGAGGCCGGGAGCTCCTTCGCGAAGGCCTTCTTGAGGATCCACTTGTGGCCCCTGAGACCCTTGAGCTTCCAATCGCCGGGCAGGCCGTAGACGAGCTCGACGAACTCGTGGTCGAGGAAGGGCGAGCGCGCCTCCAGCGAGACGGCCATGGAGGCGATGTCCATCTTCGTCATGAGGCATTCCGGCAGATAGGTCTGGAAGTCGGCGTAGAGGAGGCGGTTGACGAAGTCCTCGCCCTTCGCGCGGGCGAAGGCGAGGTCGAGGTAGCGGGCCGCGTCGGCGCGCTCGTGCCCGCCGTCGATGCCCATCGCGCGCTTCATCGACTCCGTGTAGAGGCCCTTCTTGTCCTCCTCGGAGAAGTAGCAGACCATCTTGAGGTGGCGCGCGGCGAGGTCGGTGAACACGGCCGAGCGCATGAAGCGCTTGAGCCGCCAGAAGAAGGAGAAGGGCGCCTGCGCCTCGGGGAGCAGCTCGGTGCCGCCCTGCATGACCTTGCGCAGCGGCGCGGGCACGGCGTCGAAATAGCGCGCGGCCTTCATCGCGAAGTAGCGGATGTAGCCGGCGAAGTTCTCGTCGCCGCCGTCGCCGTTGAGGGCCACGGTCACGAAGCGGCGGGTCTCGCGGGAGACGTAGTACGAAGGGAGGGCGCTCGCGTCGGCGTAGGGCTCGCCGTAGTGCCAGGCGAGCTTGGGGAGGATGTCCGCCATGTCGGCGGTGACGATGAACTCGGTGTGGTCGGTGCCGCAGGCGTTGGCGACCTGGCGGGCGTAGGGCAGCTCGGAGAACTCCTTCTCCTCGAAGCCGATGGAGAAGGTCTTCACCGGCCGCTCCGAGAGCCCGCTCATGAGGGCCACGATGATGGAGGAGTCCACCCCGCCCGAGAGGAAGGCGCCGAGCGGCACATCCGAGATCATGCGCAGGCGCACCGACTCGCGCAGCTTCTCGCGGATGAGCTCACAGGCCTCCTCCGGGTCCGTCGTGGCAGGCTTGCCCCCCAGCGGCAGGTCCCAGTAGCGCTCGATGCGCACTACGCCCTTCTCGAAGGTGAGGTGATGGGCCGGCGGCAGCTTATGGACGCTCTTGTAGATGGTGTGCGGACTCGGGATGTACTGCAGGGAGAGGAAGTAGTCGATCGACTTCGCGTTGAGCTCGCGCTCGATCCCGGGCCAGACGAGGAGCGTGCGCAGCTCGGAGCCGAAAGCGAGGAAGCCGTGTCCGAGCGCGTAGAAGAGCGGCTTCTTGCCGATGCGGTCGCGGGCGATGAAGAGGCTGCGGCGGCGGCTGTCCCAGACGGCGAAGGCGAACATGCCGCGCAGGCGCTTGACGCAGGCGGCTCCCTCCTTCTCGTAGAGCGCGAGGATGACCTCGGTGTCGCTCTTCGTGCGGAAAGGGTAGCCGGCCGCCTCGAGCGGGGCGCGCAGCTCCTGGAAGTTGTAGATCTCGCCGTTGAAGACGATGGTCAGCGCGCCGTCGCGGCTCGACATCGGCTGATGCCCGGTCGAGAGGTCGATGATGGAGAGCCGGCGCATCGCCAGCCCCGCGTACTCGTCGCAATAGAGGCCCTCGTCGTCGGGACCGCGGTGCGTGATGGAGTCGTTCGCCTTCTTGAGGAGGGCGCGGTCGACCTTGCCGGGCGCGCTATGGACGATGCCGGTGATGCCGCACATGAAGCCCGATTATAACAGTTGGGAGGGACGGCTACTCGGAGATGTCGCCGTTGGAAGGACGGGCGGACGGCGTCGGCTTCGACGCGGCCGGCTTGGGCGCGGGCGCCTCGGCGGGAACGGCGGGAGCGGGCACGACCGGCAAGGCCTTGAGTTCCGGGACCGGTCTGGGCGCCGGAGACGCAAGCGGCTTGGACGCGGGAGGGGCAGCGGGCGCGACGGCGGCCGCCCGTTCGACCGGCCGACGCCGCGGCTCCGGCGCGGCGGCGTAACTCTTGAGCTCGCCGTTCCCCCAGCGCAAGGTCAGGCTCATGCGATGGGTGTTCCCGAGGTCGCCGAAAGGAACGAACGCGTAGTCGAACCCGAAACCCTTCTTCCCCACCCCGAACCCCACGCTCACCCCGGGGCCCGCCTCGTTGCGCGTCGCGTAGCCCAAGCGCAGCGCGAAGAGCTCCACCGGCCGCATCTCCGCACCGATGTTCACCAGAAGGCCCTCGCTGCGCTCCTTCGTCATGTCCAGCGCGAGAACGACCGGGCGCTCCCGCACCGCGAAGTCGAAGGCCCCGCCGAAGCGCAGGTTCAAGGGCAGGTTCTCGTCGTTCCTCTCGAACTTCACGCTCGGGCCGAGGTTCTGCAGCGCCGCGCCGAGCTTCAGCCCCTGCAGCTCGGCCGAGCGGTAGAGCACGCCGAAGTCCGCCGCGTAGCCCTGCGCGTTCGTCCCGTCGATGCTCCCCCGGATGAGCTTGAGCGCACCGCCGACGCCGAAGTCCTCGGCGAAGCGGCGACCGTAGCCGCCGCCCAGGGCCAGGTCCGAGGCCCCGAAGTCGCCCGAGCCGTCCGGGTTCGAGATGGTCGTCCGGGTCAGGCTGCCGTAGTCCACGTAGTTGAGCAGGGCCCCGAAGCCCGAGCGGGAGGCGAAGCCGAGGTATTCCTGGGTGATCCCCTCGAAGTGCTGGTTGTGCATGAAGGTCGCTTCATGGCCGTCCACCCAGGCCAGCCCGCCCGGATTATACAGGAGGGCGTTCGCGTCCCCCGCCAGAGCGGTGTAGGCCCCGCCCATCGCCACCGCCCGCGCGTTGCCGTCCAGGAACAGGAAATTAAAGGGCTCCGCGCCGGCCGCCCGGGCGTGCCGGGCCGTCCCCGCGAGGAGCAGGGAGACCGACAAGGCCGACAGGAGACGCTTCATGCTCATCGGATGATCGCGATCTTCCGCACCACTTCCTTCTGCCCCGGCGCGCTCACGACCGCCAGGTACACGCCGCTGGCGACCTGCCCGCCCTCGTCGTTGCTCGCGTCCCACTGGACCTTCCCGGAGGTCCCCGCGTCGAAGTGCGCGACGAGCTGACCCGTCACCGTGTAGACTCGGATCTTCGAGCTGTTCGGCAGATTCTCGAAGATGATCCCGGAGTTCGCGTTCGAAGGATCGTAGGGAACCCCGTCATCCGTGCTGTCGTTGTTGGGCCGGAAGGGCGAGGGGTAGATGCGCAGGGCGCTGAGGTCCGACGAGGTCGGAACGACCAGCGCGAAGAAGCTGAAGTGCGGCGTGGGAGCGCTCACCGTCTTCGCCGTCCGATCGACGCTCGCGGCTCCCTCCTTGCGCCACTCCCCGCCCGCCGTGTCGTGAGCATAGACCACCAGGCGGTCGGCCCGGCAGCTCGTCCCATCCACGATCCCGTCGTCATTGTCATCCTTATACGAGAGCGTCACCGTCGCCGTCTTGCCGCTCGAAAGCTGACTCTGTCCGTTCGAGAGCGTGATCTCGACCGAGGCCCCGGCCGATTCGATGCCTGTGGGGAGGATCGGCAGCGCCGAGGGGTTGTTCGTCACCGCCACGGCGACCGTCGAGGCCGACAGCGCGTCGGCAGGGATGAGCACCTTCGTCGTCTGCGCCGAGCCCTCGTCGGCCGCCTGCACGGTGTTCGCCACCGACTGGTAGACCACCTGCTCCTTCTTCACCTTCCCGCCGCCCTGGCTCGTCTCGCTGATGTCGAAGTCGACGGGGGCGTTGGTGACCGAGATCGTGATGATGGCGGGGGCGGCGTCAACGGCACTGTAGACGTCGGTGGCTTGCGCACGCAGTTCGTAGTCGCCGGCCGCCAGCCCCGTGACGTCCCAGTGCACGAAGTAGGGCGCTTCGAGGTCGGGGTTGGGGTGGTTCGCGTTGGCCGCGACGATGTCCGTCCACGCGACGCCTCCCGCCGCACGATACTGGAACAGGACCTGCTTCGTCTGCCCTTCCGAGCCCAGCGTCAGCTCCGCCATCACCGTCACGCGGTTGCCCTTGATGCGCTTGCCGCTCTGCGGCACCTTGATGGCCGCCTTGACGCCGGTGAGACTCTCCATCGCAACGGCCTGGGCCGCGACACGGGTGTTGGAATCCTCGAGAGCGCAGCGGTTGTAGGCGCGCAGACCGAAGCGGTAGACCGTGCCGTCGACGAGCGCGCCCGTCGTGAAGCTCGTCACCGTGGAGC of Elusimicrobiota bacterium contains these proteins:
- a CDS encoding glycosyltransferase family A protein gives rise to the protein MEISAVLTNFDCARFLPEALASVFAQDAAPFETVVVDDGSRDGSREAARPWEDRVRWVDVPHGGQASALNAALPLCRGEWVAFLETDDVWAPEKLRAVADAVRAEPDLVAVQHGLRQADERLRPKPTALPARPLRWTLEDFLAGRTLLTGMSGLAVRRAALEALLPLPAELITCVDEYLQPRLLDLGPMRHLPGSLGLRRVHGANHYAGVRVDARRLEAYLRLKDANKRLREDFLSSRGLTLDAARRLHERRERAELELFRHRLGGRWSGAWASLREAAASCGSSLHALFKASTLLIALASPSAYLLLQSAYERVRIALSRERL
- a CDS encoding class I SAM-dependent methyltransferase, yielding MSCPGCLEPAEGRLLGEHRDPVAGGRYRLLRCPACALVYADPRVSPGADFYRRVHSGETRAWGEDWRHRVFFDAGLPPGRLFDVGCGDGRFLLEARARGWTVSGVDFNGDYVAAARASGLEDVELGDVFDALARRRGCAAITLFDALEHMSEPARLLEALRDALSPGGHLALAVPDAARPLLSEANRERYDFPPYHFTRWTEDSLRRALARAGFEPVLFLHSPLHLGFFAGQLYYRALYALFPLFKRLLTGAKKGEEGRTFSELLAKDGGRMGALADPDRRQRIVDAGYLAARVLLFPLDAPLVLAFRLLAPHRGRTLFALAKKR
- the wecB gene encoding UDP-N-acetylglucosamine 2-epimerase (non-hydrolyzing), which produces MTPRILAVFGTRPELVKLAPLFAELRRAGLAPRLVSTAQHRGLLDDALAAFGVRPHLDLDLMREGQRPAEVLARLRRRLPDVLRRERPDLVLVQGDTASACAAALCARELGIPVAHVEAGLRSGDLRNPWPEEGQRIRIDRAASMLFAPTRRAKRNLLRERLKGEVFVTGNTGVDALKARLRRPLPGSALLRRLPRGARLLLATLHRRESFGRPLAGMLRALVGLAERRADLHVVFPVHPNPAVRAAARALRHPRVHATPPLPYPEFLALLRRSDLLLTDSGGLQEEAPVLRVPTLVARKVTERPELLESGGGLLVGTDPARIARAVGRILDDDALRRRMRRAGSPFGDGRAARRIARFLRWRFGLGSRPAEWTGGVRTACGRRRARAPSARETPRARARAPRGARGAG
- the aat gene encoding leucyl/phenylalanyl-tRNA--protein transferase; the protein is MGAAHARALAPPVRAGLQGVLTVPVFPDPRESTPEGVVAVGGDLRPETLRAAYRRGIFPWPHEGLPLLWFCPPRRAVLERARLHLPRSLRAARKKPFAYTVDRAFRAVIEACALSPRPGQRGTWITPDMVAAYCRLHRLGGAHSVEAWEGGELVGGVYGVDAGGAFSGESMFHRRPDASKLALLHLLERLSARGLEWIDIQQLTPHLERLGARELAREEFLARWERELSSGRKLF
- the asnB gene encoding asparagine synthase (glutamine-hydrolyzing) gives rise to the protein MCGITGIVHSAPGKVDRALLKKANDSITHRGPDDEGLYCDEYAGLAMRRLSIIDLSTGHQPMSSRDGALTIVFNGEIYNFQELRAPLEAAGYPFRTKSDTEVILALYEKEGAACVKRLRGMFAFAVWDSRRRSLFIARDRIGKKPLFYALGHGFLAFGSELRTLLVWPGIERELNAKSIDYFLSLQYIPSPHTIYKSVHKLPPAHHLTFEKGVVRIERYWDLPLGGKPATTDPEEACELIREKLRESVRLRMISDVPLGAFLSGGVDSSIIVALMSGLSERPVKTFSIGFEEKEFSELPYARQVANACGTDHTEFIVTADMADILPKLAWHYGEPYADASALPSYYVSRETRRFVTVALNGDGGDENFAGYIRYFAMKAARYFDAVPAPLRKVMQGGTELLPEAQAPFSFFWRLKRFMRSAVFTDLAARHLKMVCYFSEEDKKGLYTESMKRAMGIDGGHERADAARYLDLAFARAKGEDFVNRLLYADFQTYLPECLMTKMDIASMAVSLEARSPFLDHEFVELVYGLPGDWKLKGLRGHKWILKKAFAKELPASIHRRGKMGFGIPLGPWFRGRLKDYWRDHVLSSAALGRGYFERSALEAVWNEHQSGRRDHGYRMWALLMLELWHRQYEPDFKGF